From the Salarias fasciatus chromosome 5, fSalaFa1.1, whole genome shotgun sequence genome, the window AAcagcaaaaacagcagcaagagGCCTCATGTGGGCCGAGAACCACCAGTTGATCATGTCTGTTACAGATGGAAATAATCGGTTGTGATTTCTGCTTATTGCTCaaataacagtgaaaaaaacataCCTTTCTTAAACCTGTATCCTTTGTGAAGAAGAACAATGTGTAGAACAACACCACCAACAACAAGAGCTCCCAGAACTGCAGCAGTAACAGTTAATCCGATGGGAAACTCTAGAAATGAAGACAAAAGGTTAATTTAACACTAAAATGACAAATCAGAAACTGTGTGAACAGAGTTTTATTAAGATGGTTTAAAAAAGCTGCAGAATAACTGTTCCATTGCCTGATCAttaataaagacagaaatatcataatattttgtatttgtgtctCATTAAAGAACTTTAGAGAACTCTTTATTCAGAAAACAAGATTTGTTTAAAAGTATTAAAATGTTGATAATTTCctcttttaaagctttaaaatgtttcagtctCTGATTTCTGTCAAATCTTGTTCCCAGTTATTCTGATCATCTAAATGTTTCAGTTTCCTGATGTTTTCTGTGACTGACGTTAATTTAACTTTGATGGTTTTTATGAAACGTGGAGTTTTAATGAGGGTTAAAGAGTTTATATGTAAAGAGAATGAAGAGGAGAGATGTGAGAGTTTAATGTCTGAAACTCTCTTTGAGCTTTAAACACATCAGGAGACGTTCTGGATTCTTCTCTGCAGGTTCTTCTCGGGAGATCTGAACTCAGATCTGTTCGTGTTAATTTATCATAAAAACTAAGTAGATTCATGTCTGACTGGATTAAAACGATTCAATCAGAAGAACTGCATAAAGTCTTTACTGTcatgaatgaaacagaaaaacagactttttcatttaaatacagtaaatatCAGATCtaacacaaagaaaatgaattaaataaacttattaaataacattaaacatgattaaataGTTCAAATCAGCTCTGATGAAGTTAAAATGTTGATATCAGAGCTGAAAAATGATTCAATTCAGGATCTTTCAGGAGAGTCGGTTCTTCAGACTTGGTTGAAAAGAGTCAACTCGTTTCTGAAGCTTTTCCTCACATTCTGAAGAAAACTTTATTATGAAAGAATTTCTGTATATTGAACTCCTCTTATTCACAGTTAACTCCACaaaggaggagcagagctgaatgatgaaagcttcttttttcatttagaTATTTATCCTGTaatttaaataaacttttcatttcttttagtttCCTTCACAGCGACCATGAAGAACACAGAGACTGTTGAGGAACTCAGAGAAGATTTCAGCTGTTTGACAACATGAACTCACATCTTTAACATCAGATCCACCACAGTGCTAAAATAtgtagaaaacactgaaattatCTCTTCATGTAGAAAAATGATTTCTAGTTAAATGCATAAATATCTTCAACATGGATCAGAGAGACATGAAGTTAATATTCAGTTAAAAACATCAGAATTCATCTGAATTGAACCAAAAGAGCCGAACTGACTGCAGGTCTGAGATTTAAAACTTCAACTATTTACAGTCAAACAACCACAAGTTTAGAGGATCAGACTAATTAGaaactgaaatgtgtgaaagaaaaagaaaaaatctgcaTCCTGGAAACTctttaaagactttttaaagCTAAACTTTTCCAAAAACACGACTCACTTCTTTATTCATGAGCAGAAATACTGATTTAATAAAAAGTCCAAAATCTGATTTGTAGTGTGAATCAGAACAGGTagtttcttcacacacacacacaaaacacacacacacacacacacacacacacacacacacacacacacacacacacacacacacacacacacacacacacacacacactgccgtgCGCTCACCGCTGATGTGCACGTAGATGTGAGCCTGGCTGCGGTGCTGCTCCTGCGAGGCTTCACAGCGGTAGCGGTCGCTCCGGGTCACCGTGGCCTGCAGGACGGTGTCGTAGCTTCCTCCTCGCTCCGTCACCTCAGCGTCTTCAGAGGGAACCTCGTTTCCGGCCGCGTCCTTCCAGACCACGGCGGGCCGAGGAGACGCTCCAAGAACTTCACATTGCAGCAGAGCCCAGGATTTAGTCTCCTTCAGGATGGTTACTGAAGGTTTTGAAGCTGCTCCTGAGAACCAGCAGGGACACAACGCAATAAACTTCACTTTTAGAGACAAGAACATGTTAGAAACTGTAAAATGGACCAAAATGTGGATTTATAGGTTAAAAACTTCTCTatatgtgaaacatttcagattAAAAGCTTCTTTATTagattatttttacatttaaaggaagaaaacatgaaaaatctgAATTACAGTCAAGAGTGAAATCTGTTCATAAACCAAAAGAAGAGTttattttcccagcatgcctcactGGTTTGTAGCTACTCTTTTCCCATAGAAATCACAATAATAAAGAATGAGAGAAGTTTGATTAAAAGTCTTTCTAAGACCTGAATATAAATGTGATCAAGACATGAAAATTATGAAATCAATGTAACAGAGAAGGAAGCTGCAAGATGTAATACGAcaatttttctacttttctcacatcaaaaagctcattttgattattttcacTGTCTGTAAATCTCAGTACAAACATTCAGCCTCTTTCTAGTTTTCATTTGAGCAGAAAAACCTCGATGAGGCTTCAGACGCCTCCGTGGCTCCGATAAAGGCTGGaagattttaaatgaactgaagtgaaTCAGAAGGAAAAGATCAACGAGAAGAAGAGATCTGAGAGAGAACTGACTGAAAGAAACCCTGATTTTATTTCTTAGTAACATTTTAAAAGGCTGCAGTGTGTTTTACTCAATGTCTCCACATGTTAGACAGAAAATTACACAGAACTTAATCAGAAAAAACTATtgacataaaaaaaattgtgtttgagTCACTTCTTTGAgttgcaatcttttttttttttaattttaatgtggAATATTTCTTAAATATACAACAATTCTTGCACCACCTTCATTCTTTTCATGAGTTACAGCAGATTACAAAGGTTTGTGTCAGAAGACCTGGAAGGTCTGAGATTAGGATTCCACTGTCATTTAAACCTTTTTCTGTCAGAAATtagccagaagaagaagaataacaAATGCTTGTAATCAAATACAAAGTAGATATGTGAcaattttttgttatttttgtgttttatgttaaATTAAATCAGGATGATAAAGTTATCAGGATATTAGGAGGTGAGCTGGAGCAGGGAGGTCAAAcaagagaataaaaacattttccagcTCATGAAGACTCTGAACAGTGTTTCAGtggataaataataaataaaaatatgaatatcatcacatgtgtgttttaaacataTTAATCACAGATTTTTAATATTGCAGCTAATCTCAGTATAAAAACTAACTTTTCTCCATGAACACTAGATGGCGCTCAGGAACCATCAACAGTCGGAGAATCAATGATTCAGAAAAgatttttaaatctttaaaactcCTTCAAGTCCAGCAAAGTCCATGGTGACTGGCAGAGGGAGAAACTGGGAGCCTGAACATCCACCTGGAGGTCTGATGGGAATAACAGCTGATAATTTAAAGATTGGACTTGTCAAGACAGTCTGTCTGTCAGGAGTTGAAGCAAAAGAGTGACACAAAGTTTTAGATTCATTGAAACAAACATTGGTTCAGAGAAGAAAATATTCTTTAAAGTGAGAcagctctgattttttttaccctttCAGAACTTATGGTGAAAAAGTATTAAATGTGGAGAAATTCATTTGTTGATGAATTTTTAAGGTTTTATCGCGTCAGAATATTTcctgttttaatcatttttacactttgtgCTGTCATCATCTgagtcagtgttgtttttatctttaataGAACCAGTTTGGAAATATGTAATATTATAAAAACTGTTCAAAGAGAGTGTATGTCAGTATtctctgtttttaatatttcatgaaaaccagcagttattgttgttttcctgacagttgaagaggagctgcagattgTTATAATGACTTTATAAAGCTGTTCTGTGGCGTCACGGTGGGATCTGCAGGCCGATGTGTTTAAGGCGGCACCATGTGAAAGGTTTGAGCAGCACTGCAGTGGGTCACAGGTGAAAAACAGGAATGAAAATGATAACATCCACAAacatcctcattcagaccaggATCAAACTCACCACTCAAATGCAGGTACGTCTCAGCATGTGTCTGGTGGTTGAATTCCTCCTGTGTGGCGACACAGCGATAGCGGCCGGTCTTTGTTACTGTGGTTTGAAGGATGATGTAGAAACGACCGTCTCTTTCTGTGACTTCTGGATCTCTAGAAGGAAGAACGTTTCCATCTGCATCCTGCCAGACGACTGAAGGTTGAGGAAACGCTCCCTGAatttcacactgcagcagagcccAGTCTTTAGTCTCATcaacagtagaaacagacggcTTTGGAGACACGCCtgtgaacacaaaaacacacattacactgaaaaaaaaacaaacaactgttgACCATGTACTGCCGAAGAAGAATCCATCATTGAAGGGTGACTTCTTGATTCATGTCATATTTTCTCTACGATCAGCTTTTAAACTTGACAAACAGCATCACCAGGATCCTGATGAGAGAGCTAATATGAaacttctcctccatcctccactccacacactggcttcctgtttctGCATGGATGGagttcaggtcttcctcctcctcactgacaGAGCTACTCATCCAAAACACCTGCACTAGATCACTGTCCCTGCTCAGAGAGAAACCTCACAGCATGGAGCatcagatgttctgctgctggtaAATGTCCATCACCATCTGAGAACCTGAAACACTGTGGAGAGCTTGGAATAAGTCCAACTTTTTTTATGAGTTACTTCATGTATATTCATCTTCATTTTAGATTTATATTCTCTTTAGAATGCCATGACATAACGGTAGTTATATTTACTTCAGTTAAGTTATTGTTGACCTCTGAcacacaacaaaatgaaaattcacTCAAttcaattataaaaaaaatatgacagcCTCCGGATTCAACAAAGCTACATTTACTTCAATGTGTTTTACGAGCTTTATATAGAACTTTAAAGAGAGTCAGTTAGTCCACCTTTCATTGATAAAAAGATATTCGATTAGCACGTTGGATCAGAATAAAATTTCACTGCCAATATTAAGAACAGTTATATCCACTATATCTTGTCGTATAATGCATTTACATTCTAACCACTATGTTGTGATCACTCATATATCCATTGTATTAATCAAACGCTAACTCATTATGTATGATTCACTTATATACAATTTATACATATTTAATGAACATGTATTAATTCAACTGTtgactatattattattattattgtatgtATCCTATAATTGTCTCATGATTTTAAGGCCTCCAGTATAGCAGATTGTAACTGAAAAGCTCTCTGTGCATCCTGAAGCAGTTCGAGGCCGGTCAGGGTCAAAGCAAGGAGTAGTACATAGTTTCGACTCTCCTTTAGCTGACTCCCTATTTTTCTCCTGAGAAAAAACCTGATTATCTCTTCGAAAGTACGTGTGACCTTTATGAAACAATGGCTGTCTGTTGGTTTACGAGAAAAACAACTCTGTGACAGTCAGAGTGTTATCAAAATGTAACTATTAATCATGCAAATCTAACAGTATAACTTCCCAAGCAAAGGAGAGCTCGAtgccattttctgctggagactctgatgCTGTCAGAGCTCACTGACAtggtccaggactcctgtttttcttttattgctagcatttaggttatctccctgtctgatcaactttctaCTGAATTAAAGATCCTGTGCAAGAGACTTCAACGTTTcgagcatttttaattactcttttcttcaagtttttgcTCAAGTCTCAACAATCTACACAAAGCTCTCAAATACAGAACATTTGTTTCATCCTGTTGAAGATAACtgtctccacctccagctgatCAGATCAGTCCGGACTCACCTGggattttctcctctcttctgtcttttaACCTTCTAAAACTCGGAGGTTGGATGCGACCTGAACCGAGCAGTGAAGCTGAAACACTGATCTCAGATCTGTTTACTGAGAGACTGAAAGCTTCAGCAGATTCATCTTATGGCTCGTTTGAAAGCTGAAAAGTTTGACTTTTCATCAGATTCACGGATTTAAAGTCGGAGATTTGGGCAATAAAGTGCCAACGTTTTACTTCAGACGAGAAAATACTTTGCAGCTAACAAGATAACTCTTCACATCTTCGATTGAAAGAATTTATGAATcgaaatattaatatttatgaaCAGTTCGTGGCTCATTTGAAAGAGGAAAAGTCCGACAGTCAGACTAACCTGTGTCACATTATATAGACATTAAATTACCGTGATTATAACTCAGTTCTTCTTCATCCGTGGAGATTTTCTGTCGTCTTTAAACTTTCAAACTTTGAAGTTTAGATCCATTTGAAGAGTTACAAAAGTTTGGGCCAATGACGTTCAAGCTATCAGCTAATCAGTGAACGCCCCCAAACTTACTGAACCAATCAGCATCCCTCTACTATTCAGAAGGCCGGACTTAACAGACCTTTCAGtttaacagccaatcagaagaaaGAATCTGCACAGAAGCAACAAGTGAATTTTACTGACAGGTGGTTTCA encodes:
- the LOC115388471 gene encoding V-set domain-containing T-cell activation inhibitor 1-like, with the protein product MKLLLLLLPLTWSGTSSAADGGPELFRVSVKEGSDVVLPCSLSNTDLEALLFDWKKDRHKEVFLYDAGPQYSHGRSGQDQQFRGRVSHFPTELKQGNASILITNTRVADSGNYSCGFPRLQPERQIFYIQLLVGVSPKPSVSTVDETKDWALLQCEIQGAFPQPSVVWQDADGNVLPSRDPEVTERDGRFYIILQTTVTKTGRYRCVATQEEFNHQTHAETYLHLSGAASKPSVTILKETKSWALLQCEVLGASPRPAVVWKDAAGNEVPSEDAEVTERGGSYDTVLQATVTRSDRYRCEASQEQHRSQAHIYVHISEFPIGLTVTAAVLGALVVGGVVLHIVLLHKGYRFKKGSHSAVSHSLNSLQLPDQQLKEALTE